One genomic segment of Paraburkholderia aromaticivorans includes these proteins:
- a CDS encoding amylo-alpha-1,6-glucosidase has product MTHSERPFDITRLEDEWLEADGFGGFASGTVGTLRTRRYHALLLAATRAPGGRVVLVNGVEAWLEANGQRYPLSMQRYVPDVIYPDLTASLVAFDTAPWPTWRVQIDAKLVLTAEVFVSKASRETVLRWRLESAANTAETGLFTLKVRPLLSGRDYHALHHENAAFNFNAEASDDGACVNWQPYGDLPVIHCATNGAYMHAPDWYRHFCYVREQERGLDFSEDLATPGVFGFNLADGEAVMILSASGATSVTPSANAQAAAAHATELARVEQQRRDALGSRLQRSADAYVVERNEGRTILAGFPWFTDWGRDTFIAMRGLLIASGRLDDAEAILLEWSGTLSEGMLPNRFPDYGDTPEYNSVDASLWFIVAVHDYLATHHASDATRQRLQEASEAILTGYTKGTRFNIQASPDDGLLSAGVPGVQLTWMDAKVGDWVVTPRIGKPVEVQALWINALRIAATWNPRWQPAAERALQAFHERFIDPATQALFDNVDVDHVKGAIDRSVRPNQIFAIGGLPFPLLDGAAARAVLGQVEAQLLTPLGLRTLAPSDPAYRGHYGGSPLERDGAYHQGTSWPWLLGPFVEAWLRVHGGAADARMQAKARFLDPLYAHLDHAGLDHLSEIADGDAPHAPAGTPFQAWSLGELRRMETLLARLPTTGA; this is encoded by the coding sequence ATGACACACAGCGAACGACCTTTCGACATCACGCGTCTCGAAGACGAATGGCTGGAAGCGGACGGCTTCGGCGGGTTCGCGTCGGGCACTGTCGGCACGCTACGCACACGCCGTTACCACGCCTTGCTGCTCGCCGCGACGCGCGCGCCCGGCGGGCGTGTGGTGCTTGTCAACGGCGTGGAGGCGTGGCTCGAAGCGAATGGCCAGCGTTATCCGCTGAGCATGCAGCGATACGTGCCGGACGTGATCTATCCAGACCTGACGGCGAGCCTGGTGGCGTTCGACACCGCCCCGTGGCCGACGTGGCGTGTGCAGATCGATGCGAAACTCGTATTGACCGCCGAGGTGTTTGTCAGCAAGGCAAGCCGCGAGACTGTGTTGCGCTGGCGTCTGGAAAGTGCGGCGAACACGGCTGAAACGGGTCTTTTCACATTGAAAGTCAGGCCGCTGCTATCGGGTCGCGACTACCACGCACTGCATCATGAAAACGCCGCGTTCAACTTCAACGCTGAGGCGAGCGACGACGGGGCCTGCGTGAACTGGCAACCCTACGGCGATCTACCGGTGATCCATTGCGCGACGAATGGCGCCTACATGCACGCGCCGGACTGGTATCGCCACTTCTGCTACGTTCGCGAGCAGGAACGTGGTCTCGATTTCAGTGAAGACCTCGCGACGCCCGGCGTATTCGGCTTCAATCTCGCCGACGGCGAAGCGGTCATGATTCTCAGCGCCTCTGGCGCCACGAGCGTAACGCCATCGGCCAATGCGCAAGCGGCAGCCGCGCACGCGACAGAACTCGCGCGTGTCGAACAACAGCGCCGCGACGCGCTCGGCTCGCGCCTGCAACGTTCGGCCGACGCCTACGTGGTCGAACGCAATGAAGGCCGCACGATCCTCGCGGGTTTTCCGTGGTTCACCGACTGGGGACGCGACACCTTCATCGCGATGCGCGGTTTGCTGATCGCCTCGGGCCGCCTCGACGACGCTGAAGCGATTCTGCTCGAATGGTCGGGCACGCTATCCGAAGGCATGCTGCCCAATCGCTTCCCCGACTACGGCGACACGCCGGAGTACAACTCCGTCGATGCCTCGTTGTGGTTTATCGTCGCCGTGCACGACTATCTGGCGACGCATCATGCGAGCGACGCGACGCGGCAGCGCCTGCAAGAGGCGAGCGAAGCCATTCTCACGGGCTACACGAAAGGCACGCGCTTCAACATCCAGGCATCCCCCGACGACGGCCTGCTCAGCGCCGGCGTGCCCGGCGTGCAACTCACGTGGATGGATGCGAAAGTCGGCGACTGGGTGGTGACGCCCCGCATCGGCAAGCCGGTTGAAGTGCAGGCTCTCTGGATCAACGCATTGCGCATTGCAGCAACGTGGAATCCGCGCTGGCAACCGGCCGCGGAGCGGGCGTTGCAAGCGTTTCATGAACGCTTCATCGATCCGGCCACGCAAGCGCTCTTCGACAACGTGGATGTCGATCACGTGAAGGGCGCGATAGACCGCTCGGTTCGCCCCAACCAGATCTTCGCCATCGGCGGCCTGCCGTTTCCGCTGCTCGACGGCGCGGCGGCGCGCGCGGTGCTCGGCCAGGTCGAAGCGCAGTTGCTCACGCCGCTGGGACTGAGGACGCTCGCACCGTCCGACCCGGCCTATCGCGGACACTACGGCGGGTCGCCACTGGAGCGCGATGGCGCCTATCATCAAGGAACCTCGTGGCCGTGGCTGCTCGGACCGTTTGTCGAAGCGTGGCTGCGAGTGCACGGCGGCGCGGCGGATGCACGCATGCAGGCGAAAGCGCGCTTTCTCGACCCGCTCTACGCGCATCTCGATCATGCCGGTCTCGACCACCTCTCTGAAATCGCCGATGGCGACGCGCCGCACGCGCCGGCCGGCACGCCCTTTCAGGCCTGGTCGCTCGGGGAGCTGCGGCGCATGGAAACGCTGCTTGCCCGGTTGCCGACCACCGGCGCCTAA